A genomic stretch from Streptococcus oralis includes:
- a CDS encoding amino acid ABC transporter permease gives MSYLFEILPSLLSGASMTLQVFALVLIFSIPLGVLIAFALQVHWKLLHYLINIYIWIMRGTPLLLQLIFIYYVLPNIGIRLDRLPAAIIAFVLNYAAYFAEIFRGGIDTIPKGQYEAAKVLKFSPFATVRYIILPQVTKIVLPSVFNEVMSLVKDTSLVYALGISDLILASRTAANRDASLIPMFLAGAIYLILIGIVTILAKKVEKKYSYYR, from the coding sequence ATGTCTTATTTGTTTGAGATATTACCGAGTTTATTGAGCGGTGCAAGCATGACTTTACAGGTTTTTGCACTGGTCTTGATTTTTTCTATTCCCTTGGGCGTTTTGATTGCTTTTGCCTTGCAAGTCCATTGGAAACTCCTCCATTATCTGATCAACATTTATATCTGGATCATGCGAGGAACACCCTTGCTCTTACAATTGATCTTTATCTATTATGTGCTTCCAAATATTGGGATTCGTTTGGATCGCCTTCCTGCGGCTATTATTGCCTTTGTTTTGAATTATGCAGCTTACTTTGCTGAAATCTTCCGTGGAGGGATTGATACTATTCCTAAGGGGCAATATGAGGCTGCTAAGGTCTTGAAGTTTAGCCCTTTTGCCACAGTGCGCTATATTATCTTACCACAGGTGACCAAAATTGTTCTTCCTAGTGTATTTAATGAAGTCATGAGTTTGGTCAAGGATACTTCTTTGGTCTATGCCTTAGGTATTTCAGATTTGATTTTGGCTAGTCGTACAGCAGCCAACCGTGATGCTAGTCTGATTCCTATGTTCTTGGCAGGAGCAATTTACTTGATTTTGATTGGTATTGTGACTATCCTTGCCAAAAAAGTTGAGAAGAAGTACAGTTACTATAGATAG
- a CDS encoding amino acid ABC transporter ATP-binding protein has translation MLELRNINKAFGGKQILTNFSLSIPEKQILAIVGPSGGGKTTLLRMLAGLETIDSGEIYYNGESLALDELEKRNLLGFVFQDFQLFPHLSVLDNLTLSPVKTMGMKQEEAEKKARVLLEQLGLAGHADAYPFSLSGGQKQRVALARAMMIDPEIIGYDEPTSALDPELRLEVEKLILQNRELGMTQIVVTHDLQFAENIADVLLKVEPK, from the coding sequence ATGTTAGAATTACGAAACATCAACAAGGCCTTTGGTGGCAAACAAATCTTAACTAATTTCAGCCTATCAATTCCTGAAAAGCAAATCCTGGCAATCGTAGGTCCATCAGGAGGCGGAAAAACAACCTTATTACGTATGTTAGCTGGATTGGAAACAATCGATTCAGGGGAAATTTACTATAACGGCGAATCGCTAGCTTTAGACGAACTAGAAAAGCGCAACCTACTAGGATTTGTCTTCCAAGATTTTCAACTTTTCCCTCATTTATCAGTTCTGGACAATTTGACCCTATCGCCTGTGAAAACTATGGGAATGAAGCAGGAAGAGGCTGAGAAGAAGGCGCGTGTACTCTTGGAACAGTTAGGACTAGCAGGGCACGCAGATGCTTATCCATTTTCATTATCAGGTGGGCAAAAGCAGCGGGTGGCCTTGGCGCGTGCTATGATGATTGACCCAGAAATCATTGGTTACGATGAACCAACTTCTGCCTTGGATCCAGAATTGCGCTTGGAAGTGGAAAAACTGATTTTGCAAAATAGGGAACTTGGGATGACGCAAATTGTGGTTACCCACGATTTACAATTCGCTGAAAATATTGCGGATGTATTATTAAAAGTAGAGCCTAAATAG
- the glmU gene encoding bifunctional UDP-N-acetylglucosamine diphosphorylase/glucosamine-1-phosphate N-acetyltransferase GlmU, whose amino-acid sequence MSNYAIILAAGKGTRMKSDLPKVLHKVAGISMLEHVFRSVGAIQPEKTVTVVGHKAELVEQVLAGQTDFVTQSEQLGTGHAVMMAEPILQNRTGHTLVIAGDTPLITGESLKNLLDFHINHKNVATILTAEAADPFGYGRIVRNDNAEVLRIVEQKDATDFEKQIKEINTGTYVFDNERLFEALKNINTNNAQGEYYITDVIGIFRNAGEKVGAYTLKDFDESLGVNDRVALATAEAVMRRRINQKHMVNGVSFVNPEATYIDIDVEIAPEVQIEANVTLKGQTKIGAETILTNGTYIVDSTIGAGAVITNSMIEESSVADGVTVGPYAHIRPGSSLASQVHIGNFVEVKGSSIGENTKAGHLTYIGNCEVGSNVNFGAGTITVNYDGKNKYKTVIGNNVFVGSNSTIIAPVELGDNSLVGAGSTITKNVPADAVAIGRGRQVNKDEYATRLPHHPKNQ is encoded by the coding sequence ATGTCAAATTATGCCATTATTTTAGCAGCGGGTAAAGGTACTCGCATGAAATCAGATCTTCCAAAGGTACTTCATAAAGTAGCAGGAATTTCGATGTTGGAACATGTTTTTCGTAGTGTTGGTGCTATTCAACCTGAAAAAACAGTTACTGTAGTTGGTCACAAGGCTGAGCTAGTTGAGCAAGTCTTGGCTGGTCAGACAGACTTTGTTACCCAATCAGAACAACTAGGAACTGGGCATGCTGTCATGATGGCAGAGCCCATTCTCCAAAATCGCACTGGGCACACCTTGGTTATCGCTGGGGATACACCTCTGATTACAGGTGAAAGCTTGAAAAACCTCTTGGATTTCCATATCAATCACAAAAATGTTGCGACGATTTTAACAGCTGAAGCAGCTGATCCTTTTGGATATGGTCGAATCGTCCGTAACGATAACGCTGAAGTTCTTCGTATTGTTGAGCAGAAAGATGCCACAGACTTTGAAAAACAAATCAAGGAAATCAATACTGGTACTTATGTTTTCGATAATGAACGTCTTTTTGAAGCCCTTAAAAATATCAACACTAACAATGCTCAAGGTGAATACTATATTACTGATGTGATTGGTATTTTCCGTAATGCGGGTGAGAAGGTTGGCGCTTATACTCTCAAGGATTTTGATGAAAGTCTTGGGGTAAATGACCGTGTAGCTCTTGCGACTGCGGAAGCAGTGATGCGCCGCCGTATCAATCAAAAACATATGGTCAATGGTGTCAGCTTTGTTAATCCAGAAGCAACTTACATTGACATTGATGTTGAGATTGCTCCTGAAGTCCAAATTGAAGCCAACGTTACCTTGAAAGGTCAAACGAAGATTGGTGCGGAGACCATTTTAACAAATGGGACTTATATCGTGGATAGCACCATTGGAGCTGGAGCTGTGATTACGAATTCTATGATTGAGGAAAGTAGTGTTGCGGACGGTGTGACAGTCGGCCCCTATGCCCACATTCGTCCAGGTTCAAGCCTAGCTTCCCAAGTTCACATTGGTAACTTCGTAGAAGTTAAAGGCTCTTCAATCGGTGAAAATACCAAGGCAGGTCATTTGACCTATATCGGAAACTGTGAAGTGGGCAGCAACGTTAATTTTGGTGCAGGAACTATTACAGTCAACTACGATGGCAAAAATAAATACAAAACTGTCATTGGCAATAATGTCTTTGTTGGCTCAAACTCAACTATTATTGCTCCTGTAGAACTTGGGGATAATTCTCTGGTTGGAGCGGGTTCAACCATTACCAAGAATGTTCCTGCTGATGCCGTTGCTATCGGTCGTGGACGACAAGTTAACAAAGACGAGTACGCAACACGCTTACCTCATCATCCTAAGAACCAGTAG
- a CDS encoding AI-2E family transporter — translation MEHKEKHFSLSWFFKWFLDNKAITVFLVTLLLGLNIFILSKISFIFLPVLDFLGVVMLPVILSGLLYYLLNPIVDWMEKHKINRVLAVSIVFVIIGLFIIWGLAVAIPNLQRQVLNFAKNVPTYLKDADMVINDLVTKRLPDDFRPQLEQVLANVSTEATIWASKISSQAVNWVSAFISSVSQVIVAVIIVPFMLFYLLRDGKGLRDYLTKFIPNKLKEPVGQVLSDVNKQLSNYVRGQVTVAIIVAIMFIIFFKIIDLRYAVTLGITAGILNLVPYLGSFLAMLPALVLGLIAGPVMLLKVIIVFIVEQTIEGRFVSPLILGSQLNIHPINVLFVLLTSGSMFGIWGVLLGIPVYASAKVVISAIFNWYKKVSGLYEEKGEEIKSEQ, via the coding sequence ATGGAACATAAAGAGAAACATTTTAGCCTATCTTGGTTTTTTAAGTGGTTTTTAGATAATAAAGCCATCACTGTATTTTTAGTAACCTTGTTACTGGGGCTAAACATTTTCATTCTAAGTAAGATTAGTTTTATATTTTTACCCGTTTTAGACTTTCTTGGGGTTGTCATGTTACCAGTTATTCTATCTGGTTTACTTTATTACCTCCTCAATCCGATTGTTGACTGGATGGAGAAACACAAGATCAATCGTGTTCTTGCCGTTAGTATTGTTTTTGTTATTATTGGACTCTTTATCATTTGGGGGCTGGCAGTCGCAATTCCTAATCTGCAACGCCAAGTCTTAAATTTTGCGAAGAATGTGCCGACTTATCTTAAGGATGCTGATATGGTTATCAATGACCTTGTAACCAAACGCTTGCCAGATGATTTTAGACCGCAGTTGGAGCAGGTTCTTGCAAATGTTTCTACAGAAGCAACGATATGGGCCAGCAAAATTTCTTCTCAAGCCGTTAACTGGGTCAGCGCCTTTATCAGTAGTGTTTCTCAGGTGATTGTAGCGGTCATTATCGTACCCTTTATGCTCTTTTATCTTTTGAGAGATGGGAAAGGCTTGCGGGATTACCTAACTAAATTCATCCCAAACAAGTTAAAAGAACCTGTCGGACAAGTTTTGTCAGATGTTAATAAACAGTTATCAAACTACGTTAGAGGGCAGGTTACAGTTGCTATTATCGTGGCAATTATGTTTATTATCTTCTTTAAGATTATTGATCTCAGATATGCTGTGACTCTTGGTATTACGGCTGGTATCCTCAATCTAGTACCTTACCTGGGTAGTTTTCTAGCGATGTTGCCTGCTCTGGTTTTGGGCTTGATTGCAGGACCTGTGATGCTTTTGAAAGTGATTATTGTCTTTATTGTTGAACAAACGATTGAAGGTCGCTTCGTTTCTCCGCTTATTTTGGGTAGTCAGCTAAACATCCATCCGATCAATGTCCTCTTTGTTCTCCTAACTTCAGGTTCTATGTTTGGTATTTGGGGAGTCTTGCTGGGAATCCCTGTCTATGCCTCTGCCAAGGTCGTTATCTCAGCTATCTTTAACTGGTATAAAAAAGTCAGCGGCTTGTATGAAGAAAAGGGGGAGGAAATCAAGAGTGAACAATAG
- a CDS encoding DUF368 domain-containing protein produces MFSWIARVIKGIVIALGFILPGISGGVLAAILGIYERMIGFLAHPFKDFKENVLYFIPVAIGMLLGIGLFSYPIEYLLENYQVYVLWSFAGAIIGTVPSLLKESTRESDRDKIDLVWFWTTFIISGLGLYALNFVVGSLSASFANFILAGVLLALGVLVPGLSPSNLLLILGLYAPMLTGFKTFDLFGTFLPIGIGAGATLIIFSKLMDHALNNYHSRVYHFIIGIVLSSTLLILIPNAGNAESIQYTGLSIVSYVLVAFFFALGIWLGIWMSQLEDKYK; encoded by the coding sequence ATGTTTTCATGGATTGCACGAGTTATTAAAGGAATCGTCATCGCATTAGGATTTATCCTACCGGGAATTTCTGGCGGTGTTTTAGCAGCTATTTTGGGTATTTACGAGCGAATGATTGGCTTTCTGGCTCACCCCTTTAAAGATTTTAAAGAGAATGTCCTTTACTTTATCCCAGTAGCTATCGGGATGTTGCTTGGGATTGGTTTATTTTCCTATCCGATCGAGTATTTGCTAGAAAATTACCAAGTCTATGTTTTGTGGAGCTTTGCTGGAGCTATCATCGGTACAGTTCCTAGCCTCCTTAAAGAATCTACTCGAGAGTCTGATCGTGATAAGATTGACCTAGTCTGGTTCTGGACTACCTTTATCATTTCAGGATTGGGTCTTTACGCGCTCAATTTTGTCGTAGGGTCACTCAGTGCTAGTTTTGCAAACTTCATCTTAGCAGGTGTTCTTTTAGCTCTTGGTGTCTTGGTGCCTGGTTTAAGTCCGTCAAATCTACTTTTGATTTTGGGACTGTACGCTCCAATGCTGACTGGTTTTAAGACCTTTGATTTGTTTGGTACCTTCCTTCCTATCGGGATTGGTGCAGGAGCAACCCTCATTATCTTTTCAAAATTAATGGATCACGCCTTGAACAACTACCACTCCCGTGTTTATCACTTTATCATTGGGATTGTGCTTTCAAGCACCCTCTTAATTTTGATCCCAAATGCCGGAAATGCTGAAAGTATCCAATACACTGGGCTTTCTATTGTGAGCTATGTTCTCGTTGCCTTCTTCTTTGCGCTTGGTATTTGGCTTGGTATCTGGATGAGTCAATTGGAGGATAAGTATAAATAA
- a CDS encoding aminoacyl-tRNA deacylase, producing the protein MAKKVKIKKTLVEQILTKAGIDHTGIQINALEGELPPEYDRKQIFKTLALLGDKTGPIIGIVPITEHLSEKKLAKVSGNKKVSMIPQKDLEKTTGYVHGANNPVGIRQKHNYPIFLDKTALDLNQMIVSAGEIGHSIIVAPQDLASFVKADFADILEESK; encoded by the coding sequence ATGGCAAAGAAAGTTAAGATTAAAAAAACCTTGGTCGAGCAGATCTTGACCAAGGCAGGTATTGACCATACTGGTATTCAAATCAATGCGCTTGAAGGAGAACTTCCTCCTGAATACGACCGAAAACAGATTTTTAAAACCTTGGCTCTTTTGGGAGACAAGACAGGACCGATTATTGGAATTGTTCCCATAACGGAACACCTGTCTGAGAAAAAACTAGCAAAGGTTTCTGGCAATAAAAAAGTAAGCATGATTCCTCAAAAAGATTTGGAAAAAACGACAGGCTATGTTCATGGAGCTAACAACCCTGTCGGTATTCGTCAGAAACACAATTATCCCATTTTTCTCGATAAGACTGCTTTGGACTTGAATCAAATGATTGTCTCTGCTGGGGAAATTGGCCACAGCATTATCGTCGCGCCACAAGACTTAGCCAGCTTTGTAAAAGCGGATTTTGCTGATATCTTGGAGGAAAGTAAGTAA
- the lysS gene encoding lysine--tRNA ligase translates to MSTEHMEELNDQQIVRREKMAALREQGIDPFGKRFERTANSQELKDKFAELDKEQLHELNETATIAGRLVTKRGKGKVGFAHLQDREGQIQIYVRKDEVGEENYEIFKKADLGDFLGVEGEVMRTDMGELSIKATHITHLSKALRPLPEKFHGLTDVETIYRKRYLDLISNRESFERFVTRSKIISEIRRYLDQKGFLEVETPVLHNEAGGAAARPFITHHNAQNIDMVLRIATELHLKRLIVGGMERVYEIGRIFRNEGMDATHNPEFTSIEVYQAYADFQDIMDLTEGIIQHAAKAVKGDGPVNYQGTEIKINEPFKRVHMVDAIKEITGVDFWQDMTFEEAKAIAAEKKVPVEKHYTEVGHIINAFFEEFVEETLIQPTFVYGHPVAVSPLAKKNPEDERFTDRFELFIMTKEYGNAFTELNDPIDQLSRFEAQAKAKELGDDEATGIDYDYIEALEYGMPPTGGLGIGIDRLCMLLTDTTTIRDVLLFPTMK, encoded by the coding sequence ATGTCTACAGAACATATGGAAGAACTAAATGACCAGCAGATCGTTCGCCGTGAAAAAATGGCTGCGCTCCGTGAACAAGGAATCGATCCCTTCGGAAAACGTTTTGAACGTACTGCTAACTCTCAAGAACTTAAAGACAAATTTGCAGAACTTGATAAAGAACAACTACACGAATTAAACGAGACTGCTACAATTGCTGGACGCTTGGTAACTAAACGTGGTAAAGGGAAAGTCGGCTTTGCCCATCTCCAAGATCGTGAAGGTCAAATTCAGATTTACGTTCGTAAAGACGAAGTTGGTGAAGAAAACTACGAAATCTTCAAAAAGGCTGACCTTGGTGACTTCCTTGGTGTCGAAGGTGAAGTCATGCGTACAGATATGGGAGAGCTCTCTATCAAGGCAACTCACATTACACACTTGTCTAAAGCACTTCGCCCACTTCCAGAGAAATTCCACGGTTTGACTGACGTTGAAACAATTTACCGTAAACGTTACCTTGACTTGATTTCTAACCGTGAAAGCTTTGAACGTTTTGTCACTCGTTCAAAAATCATCTCTGAAATCCGTCGTTATCTTGATCAAAAAGGTTTCCTTGAAGTGGAAACACCTGTCCTCCACAACGAAGCTGGGGGCGCTGCTGCTCGTCCATTTATCACTCACCACAATGCACAGAACATTGACATGGTGCTTCGTATCGCGACCGAGCTTCACTTGAAACGTCTTATCGTTGGTGGTATGGAACGTGTCTATGAAATTGGCCGTATCTTCCGTAACGAAGGAATGGATGCTACTCACAACCCTGAGTTCACTTCTATCGAAGTTTACCAAGCTTATGCGGATTTCCAAGATATCATGGACTTGACGGAAGGTATTATCCAACACGCTGCTAAGGCAGTTAAGGGTGATGGTCCTGTTAACTACCAAGGAACTGAAATTAAGATCAACGAACCATTTAAACGTGTTCACATGGTAGATGCTATCAAGGAAATTACTGGTGTAGACTTCTGGCAAGACATGACTTTCGAGGAAGCTAAAGCTATCGCTGCTGAGAAGAAAGTTCCAGTTGAAAAACATTACACTGAAGTTGGTCACATCATCAATGCATTCTTTGAAGAATTTGTTGAAGAAACCTTGATCCAACCAACCTTTGTCTACGGTCATCCAGTAGCTGTCTCTCCACTCGCTAAGAAAAATCCTGAAGACGAACGCTTTACAGACCGTTTCGAGCTCTTCATCATGACCAAAGAGTACGGTAATGCCTTTACTGAGCTCAACGACCCAATCGACCAGCTTAGCCGTTTCGAAGCCCAAGCAAAAGCTAAAGAACTTGGTGACGATGAAGCAACAGGTATCGACTACGACTACATCGAGGCTCTTGAATACGGTATGCCACCAACAGGTGGTTTGGGTATCGGTATCGACCGTCTCTGCATGCTCCTCACTGATACAACTACTATCCGTGATGTATTGCTCTTCCCAACAATGAAATAA
- a CDS encoding glycoside hydrolase family 25 protein encodes MRKQIHPAIIFSLFGIFIAILLLNKPSFEDHPVKTKPNSLQVETQALHNLDKPIIDVSGWQRPEEINYDTLSQNISGVIVRVHNGAQHTETNDAAFINGVDKAYKNHIAEFQKRNVPVGVYAYVAGKNKEEMEKAAEVFYNAASPYNPSYYWLDVEEKTMSDMNEGVEAFRAKLAALGAKNIGIYVGVYFMQEHSINTDKFTAIWIPSYGTDSGYFETKPNTDLDYDLHQYTSKGRIAGFEHHLDINLISTAKEKEETFRKLFLRP; translated from the coding sequence ATGAGAAAACAAATTCATCCTGCTATTATTTTTAGTTTATTTGGAATTTTCATAGCGATTTTACTCCTCAACAAACCAAGTTTTGAGGACCATCCTGTCAAAACTAAACCAAATTCTCTTCAAGTTGAAACACAAGCCTTGCATAATCTTGACAAACCCATTATCGACGTCTCTGGTTGGCAAAGACCTGAGGAGATCAACTACGACACCTTATCTCAAAACATTTCTGGTGTTATCGTTCGCGTGCACAATGGGGCTCAGCACACTGAAACAAATGATGCTGCCTTTATCAATGGTGTCGATAAAGCCTATAAAAATCATATAGCAGAATTTCAAAAACGGAATGTCCCTGTGGGGGTTTATGCCTATGTAGCTGGAAAAAATAAGGAAGAAATGGAGAAGGCTGCTGAAGTCTTCTACAACGCTGCTTCTCCCTACAATCCTAGCTACTACTGGTTAGATGTTGAAGAAAAAACAATGTCCGATATGAATGAAGGTGTTGAAGCCTTTCGTGCCAAACTGGCAGCTCTCGGCGCTAAAAATATCGGTATCTACGTTGGGGTTTACTTCATGCAAGAGCATAGTATCAATACAGATAAGTTCACTGCTATTTGGATCCCCTCCTATGGAACAGACTCAGGTTATTTTGAAACGAAACCAAATACCGATCTGGACTACGATCTCCACCAGTACACTTCTAAGGGGAGAATTGCAGGATTTGAACATCATTTGGACATCAATTTGATTTCTACTGCTAAAGAGAAGGAAGAAACCTTCAGAAAACTATTTTTAAGGCCATAA
- a CDS encoding histidine phosphatase family protein, translating into MKLYFVRHGRTLWNLEGRFQGASGDSPLLPESIDILKQLGQYLKDIPFDQIYSSDLPRAVKSAEIIQSQLQAPCPLKSIPDLREWQLGKLEGLKIATLNAIYPQQIKAFRSNLAQFDTKMFEAESLYSTTQRTVQFIKSLKESSAENILIVGHGANLTASLRTLLGYKEAHLRKDGGLANASLTVLETNDFETFTLERWNDTSYQEK; encoded by the coding sequence ATGAAACTCTATTTTGTCCGTCATGGTCGCACCCTCTGGAATCTTGAAGGACGTTTTCAAGGTGCTAGTGGTGACTCTCCCCTTCTTCCAGAGTCTATTGATATCCTAAAGCAACTTGGCCAGTATCTTAAGGATATTCCTTTTGATCAGATTTATTCAAGTGATTTACCTCGAGCAGTCAAATCTGCTGAGATTATCCAAAGCCAACTCCAGGCCCCTTGTCCTTTAAAGAGCATTCCTGACTTACGTGAATGGCAACTTGGCAAACTAGAGGGATTAAAAATCGCTACGCTCAATGCCATCTACCCACAACAAATCAAGGCCTTTCGCTCTAATCTGGCTCAGTTTGATACGAAGATGTTTGAAGCGGAATCCCTCTACTCTACGACTCAGCGTACTGTTCAATTTATCAAATCTCTGAAAGAAAGTTCGGCTGAAAACATTCTAATCGTTGGTCACGGTGCAAATCTCACTGCTAGCCTACGTACTCTTCTAGGCTATAAAGAGGCTCATCTTCGCAAAGATGGAGGCTTGGCCAATGCTAGTCTGACAGTTTTAGAGACTAATGATTTTGAAACCTTCACTCTGGAAAGATGGAATGACACTTCCTATCAAGAAAAATAA
- a CDS encoding amino acid ABC transporter substrate-binding protein yields MKKLMLVLVSLMTALFLVACGKNSSETSGDNWSKYESNKSITIGFDSTFVPMGFAQKDGSYAGFDIDLATAVFEKYGITVNWQPIDWDLKEAELTKGTIDLIWNGYSATDERREKVAFSNSYMKNEQVLVTKKSSGITTVKDMTGKTLGAQAGSSGYADFEGKPAILKDIVANNEANQYQTFNEALIDLKNDRIDGLLIDRVYANYYLEAEGVLNDYNVFTVGLETEAFAVGARKEDTTLVNKINEGFSSLYKDGKFQEISQKWFGEDVATKEVQEGQ; encoded by the coding sequence ATGAAAAAATTGATGCTTGTATTAGTCAGTCTAATGACTGCTTTGTTCTTAGTAGCTTGTGGGAAAAATTCTAGTGAAACTAGTGGAGATAATTGGTCTAAGTACGAGTCTAACAAGTCTATTACTATTGGGTTTGATAGTACTTTTGTTCCAATGGGATTTGCTCAGAAAGATGGTTCCTATGCAGGATTTGATATTGATTTAGCTACAGCTGTTTTTGAAAAATACGGAATTACGGTAAATTGGCAACCGATTGATTGGGATTTGAAAGAAGCTGAATTGACAAAAGGAACGATTGATCTGATTTGGAATGGCTATTCCGCTACAGACGAACGTCGTGAAAAGGTAGCATTCAGTAACTCATATATGAAGAATGAGCAGGTATTGGTTACTAAGAAATCGTCAGGTATCACGACTGTAAAAGATATGACTGGAAAGACTTTGGGAGCTCAAGCTGGTTCATCTGGTTATGCGGACTTTGAAGGAAAGCCAGCGATTTTGAAGGATATTGTCGCTAATAATGAAGCGAATCAATACCAAACCTTTAATGAAGCCTTGATTGATTTGAAAAACGATCGAATTGACGGCCTATTGATTGATCGTGTCTATGCAAACTATTATTTAGAAGCAGAAGGCGTTTTAAACGATTATAATGTCTTTACAGTTGGACTAGAAACAGAAGCTTTTGCAGTTGGAGCACGTAAGGAAGATACAACTCTGGTTAATAAGATAAATGAAGGATTTTCTAGTCTTTATAAGGATGGTAAGTTCCAAGAAATCAGTCAAAAATGGTTTGGAGAAGATGTAGCAACCAAAGAAGTACAAGAAGGACAGTGA
- a CDS encoding tetratricopeptide repeat protein, translating into MNNSQRMLQALDEQDLTKADQYYHKALETDSSEVLYELASYLEGIGFYPQAKEIYQNIVTEFPEVNLNLASIASEDGNVEEAFAYLEEITPESDWYVSALALKADLYQLEGLTDVAREKLLEALNYSDDALLLFGLAELDSELGNYQEAIQGYAQLDNRSIYEQTGVSTYQRIGYAYAQLGKFEAATEFLEKALELEYDDQTAFELASLYFDQEEYQKSVLYFKQIDTISPDFEGYEYGYSQALHKEHQIEEALRIAKQGLEKNPFETRLLLAASQFSYELHDSGAAEQFLLTAKEDAEDTEEIFLRLATIYMEQERYEDIIALQSQEPENLLTKWMIARSYQKIEDLDKAYELYQELSSDLKDNPEFLEQYSYLLRELGYFEEAKVQAEACLKLVPDDVQMQELLETL; encoded by the coding sequence GTGAACAATAGTCAACGCATGCTCCAGGCTCTGGATGAACAGGATTTAACCAAGGCGGATCAGTATTATCACAAAGCCCTCGAAACAGATTCAAGTGAAGTTCTTTACGAACTAGCAAGCTATCTAGAGGGAATTGGCTTTTATCCTCAAGCAAAAGAAATTTACCAAAATATCGTTACAGAATTTCCAGAAGTGAATCTGAACTTAGCAAGCATTGCTAGCGAGGATGGCAATGTTGAGGAAGCTTTTGCTTACCTTGAGGAAATCACACCCGAAAGTGACTGGTACGTATCGGCCTTGGCCTTGAAGGCAGACCTCTATCAGTTGGAAGGATTGACAGATGTAGCACGCGAAAAGTTACTGGAAGCCTTAAATTACTCAGATGATGCCTTATTACTTTTTGGTTTGGCTGAGTTGGATAGCGAGTTAGGAAATTATCAGGAAGCCATTCAGGGCTATGCTCAATTAGACAATCGCTCCATCTATGAGCAAACGGGCGTATCAACCTATCAACGAATTGGCTACGCTTATGCCCAGTTAGGCAAGTTTGAAGCTGCAACTGAGTTCTTAGAAAAAGCCTTAGAACTAGAATACGATGACCAAACTGCTTTTGAACTGGCTAGTCTTTACTTTGACCAAGAAGAGTATCAAAAATCTGTTCTTTACTTTAAGCAGATTGATACCATTTCACCAGATTTTGAAGGATATGAGTATGGTTATAGTCAAGCTTTGCACAAGGAACATCAGATAGAAGAAGCTCTCCGTATCGCTAAACAAGGTTTGGAGAAAAATCCATTTGAGACTCGTCTCTTGCTAGCAGCCTCACAGTTTTCGTATGAATTGCATGATTCTGGTGCTGCAGAGCAGTTTCTCCTTACTGCCAAAGAAGATGCAGAGGATACAGAAGAAATTTTCCTTCGTCTCGCAACCATTTATATGGAACAAGAGCGGTATGAGGATATCATCGCTCTCCAAAGTCAAGAACCTGAAAACCTCCTGACCAAGTGGATGATTGCACGCTCTTACCAGAAAATCGAGGATTTAGATAAGGCCTATGAGCTCTATCAAGAACTATCGTCTGACCTCAAGGACAATCCAGAGTTTCTGGAGCAATATAGCTATCTCTTGCGTGAATTGGGATATTTTGAAGAAGCCAAAGTGCAAGCCGAAGCCTGTTTAAAACTAGTCCCAGATGATGTTCAGATGCAAGAACTCTTAGAAACACTTTAA